The Juglans regia cultivar Chandler chromosome 2, Walnut 2.0, whole genome shotgun sequence genome includes a window with the following:
- the LOC109005550 gene encoding uncharacterized protein LOC109005550 has translation MQDTIGIPACFSSSQKISDEHTAVTRSGQSVFMSIYRTKIADQCCLITITWCKNLLLHGLSVSVQGPDGESQYTCKVELKPWYFWRKQGSKRFMVESKVVDVFWDLKAAKFNGETEPNSDYYVAVVCDEEVVLLLGDLRKDAYKKTGCRPALIDPILVSKKEHIFGKKKISTRVKFQEKSSFHEISIECKNSSAGGGNISNGNPPFTGIEPEMEIRIDGLLVIHVKHLHWKFRGNESIHINKMRVEVYWDVHDWLFSPGLRHALFIFKPILSSTSLSSVSSSSSPPLSSSLTSTPLSSQAESSGSLEAFNSTSGSSEFCLFLYAWKAE, from the coding sequence ATGCAAGACACTATTGGGATTCCTGCTTGCTTCTCATCCAGCCAGAAAATATCCGATGAACACACGGCTGTAACCAGGTCAGGTCAGAGTGTTTTCATGTCCATATACCGTACAAAGATCGCGGATCAGTGCTGCTTAATCACAATTACATGGTGCAAAAACTTGCTACTCCATGGCCTCTCAGTTTCAGTGCAGGGTCCGGACGGAGAAAGCCAGTATACCTGCAAAGTTGAGCTGAAGCCATGGTATTTCTGGAGAAAACAAGGTTCAAAACGCTTTATGGTTGAAAGTAAAGTTGTTGATGTCTTCTGGGACCTTAAGGCTGCAAAGTTCAATGGGGAAACGGAGCCAAACTCCGATTACTATGTTGCAGTCGTTTGTGATGAAGAGGTCGTGCTTCTTCTTGGGGATCTGAGGAAGGATGCCTACAAAAAGACCGGTTGTAGGCCAGCACTCATAGATCCCATATTGGTTTCAAAGAAGGAacacatatttggtaagaaaaagaTCTCTACAAGAGTCAAATTCCAAGAGAAAAGTAGCTTCCATGAAATCTCAATCGAGTGCAAGAACAGTAGTGCTGGTGGTGGGAACATTAGCAATGGAAATCCTCCTTTCACTGGGATAGAGCCTGAGATGGAGATTAGAATTGATGGACTTTTAGTCATTCATGTCAAGCATCTTCATTGGAAATTTAGAGGTAATGAGTCAATACATATCAACAAAATGAGAGTAGAGGTATATTGGGATGTCCATGACTGGCTCTTTAGCCCAGGTTTAAGGCAtgcattgtttatttttaagcCAATTCTGTCATCCACATCTCTATCATCAgtatcatcttcatcatcaccaCCACTATCATCTTCATTAACATCAACACCATTGTCATCCCAAGCAGAGAGTTCTGGGTCATTAGAGGCGTTCAACAGTACAAGTGGGTCTTCTGAGTTTTGCTTGTTTCTTTATGCTTGGAAGGCTGAATGA
- the LOC109005549 gene encoding probable serine/threonine-protein kinase WNK3: protein MPLDFLFEQDPDNSDIEFVEVDPTSRYGRYKEVLGKGAFKKVYRAFDEWEGIEVAWNQVKVADLLRNSEELERLYSEVHLLKTLKHKNIIKFYNSWIDTKNENINFITEIFTSGTLRQYRKKHKYVDTRALKKWSRQILEGLLYLHSHDPPVIHRDLKCDNIFVNGNQGEVKIGDLGLAAILRHARSAHSVIGTPEFMAPELYEEEYNELVDIYAFGMCLIELVTFEYPYAECANAAQIYKKVTSGRKPASLAKVKDPAVRAFIEKCIANVSERLSAKELLMDPFLQSDEDNESIGRSLRHKTHHSEGNHGQSDIVRDGKDSAVETRDFTVQGQRKDVNTIFVKLRIADSSGHYRNIHFPFDIEADTAIAVASEMVEELDLTDQDVSAIAEMIDSEIRSHIPHWTPRELSGDSSGGEVASPDICTSEAKDDASSLMNEPTPSSSGFALERLPSGRKYWSDSPKAPSETSPVQCGPSNLSLLVDSVSAGASLTGNNENSPDLNEDRDHPNFGALLEQPEDDCVSDDEDDNSEEKKANLLVDLQLGKQNSADPDSHSSNGGYPFEENYFESAAIKIIAGKLENLLKQQQRELNELNRQHELATSNLMEGFPPEIYQKVLNMCKQKISNNEMHSATHSYT, encoded by the exons ATGCCACTGGACTTTTTGTTCGAACAGGACCCGGACAATTCCGACATCGAGTTCGTTGAGGTTGATCCCACTAGTCGATATGGTCGG TATAAAGAGGTTCTAGGAAAAGGTGCTTTCAAGAAAGT ATATCGAGCATTTGATGAATGGGAGGGAATTGAAGTAGCTTGGAATCAGGTTAAGGTGGCAGATCTATTGCGAAACTCTGAAGAGTTGGAGCGTCTATATTCAGAAGTTCATTTACTCAAGACTTTGAAGCATAAGAACAtaattaagttttataattCGTGGATCGACACcaaaaatgagaatattaacTTCATTACTGAGATTTTCACCTCTGGAACATTACGACA GTACcggaaaaaacataaatatgttGATACAAGAGCATTGAAGAAATGGTCTAGGCAGATTCTTGAGGGCCTTCTGTACCTTCACAGTCATGACCCGCCAGTTATTCATCGAGATTTGAAGTGTGATAACATATTTGTCAATGGAAATCAAGGTGAGGTGAAAATTGGTGACTTAGGCCTGGCTGCAATTCTTCGCCACGCTCGTTCAGCTCATAGTGTCATTG GGACTCCGGAGTTCATGGCACCAGAGCTTTACGAGGAGGAATACAATGAGCTTGTAGACATTTATGCCTTTGGCATGTGTTTGATAGAGTTGGTGACCTTCGAGTACCCATATGCCGAATGTGCCAATGCGGCTCAAATATACAAGAAAGTGACATCG ggAAGAAAGCCAGCATCATTGGCGAAAGTAAAAGACCCTGCAGTTAGAGCATTTATAGAAAAATGTATTGCAAATGTCTCTGAACGCTTGTCCGCCAAGGAACTTTTAATGGATCCTTTTCTCCAGTCAGATGAGGACAATGAAAGTATAGGTCGTTCTCTACGACACAAGACCCATCATTCAG AAGGCAATCATGGTCAGTCTGATATTGTTAGAGATGGTAAGGATTCAGCTGTGGAGACAAGAGACTTCACAGTTCAAGGTCAGAGGAAAGATGTGAACACCATATTTGTGAAACTACGAATAGCAGACTCCTCAG GTCATTATCGCAACATCCACTTCCCGTTTGATATTGAGGCAGACACTGCAATTGCTGTTGCAAGTGAAATGGTTGAGGAGTTGGACCTCACAGATCAAGATGTTTCAGCAATTGCTGAAATGATTGACTCAGAAATTCGGTCACACATCCCACATTGGACACCAAGAGAACTCTCTGGAGATAGTTCTGGTGGAGAGGTTGCAAGTCCTGATATCTGTACCTCTGAAGCCAAGGATGACGCTTCTTCCCTCATGAATGAGCCTACCCCTTCTTCAAGTGGTTTTGCATTGGAAAGATTGCCTTCAGGCCGTAAGTATTGGTCTGACTCGCCCAAGGCACCTAGTGAAACCTCTCCAGTGCAGTGTGGCCCTTCAAACTTGTCTTTGCTGGTTGATTCAGTCTCTGCTGGAGCTAGCTTGACTGGCAATAATGAAAACTCTCCTGACCTTAATGAAGACAGAGACCATCCTAATTTTGGTGCTTTACTTGAACAACCTGAGGATGACTGTGTTtctgatgatgaggatgataaTAGTGAAGAGAAGAAAGCTAATTTACTTGTTGACCTACAATTGGGCAAGCAAAATAGTGCAGATCCAGATTCACATTCTAGCAATGGAGGTTATCCATTTGAAGAGAACTATTTTGAATCAGCAGCTATCAAGATAATTGCTGGAAAACTTGAGAATCTGTTAAAGCAGCAGCAACGGGAGCTAAATGAATTGAACAGGCAGCATGAATTGGCCACATCAAATCTTATGGAGGGATTTCCTCCAGAGATCTATCAAAAGGTCTTGAATATGTGTAAGCAGAAAATTTCCAACAACGAAATGCACAGTGCTACACACAGCTATACTTAG
- the LOC109005547 gene encoding protein DEHYDRATION-INDUCED 19 homolog 6-like, translated as MDVDFRASWVHPFKHFSTFQAARIPTDSQLILDDSDGEDDARACIPCPFCYVDIGLSMLCSHLQEDHCFDLKCAVCPLCAANLGKDVIGHFIVQHASSLKRRQKSEKSGFLNGNSAMLGKKLRTNAVVNKQEFAPDPLLSQFINGINALDPKGIQQDECFGDDAFDVKSIEPSSMDEGREQDIEERRQKAAFVQQLILSTIF; from the exons ATGGATGTTGACTTCAGGGCTTCTTGGGTCCACCCTTTCAAGCACTTCTCTACCTTCCAAGCTGCGCGCATTCCCACTG ATAGTCAGTTAATATTGGATGATTCAGATGGGGAGGATGATGCAAGAGCTTGTATTCCATGCCCCTTCTGTTACGTGGACATTGGCTTGTCTATGCTCTGTAGCCACTTGCAAGAAGATCACTGCTTTGACTTAAAATGCGCA GTTTGTCCTTTGTGTGCTGCAAATCTTGGGAAAGATGTGATTGGGCATTTTATAGTGCAGCATGCAAGCTCCCTAAAG CGGAGGCAGAAATCTGAGAAATCCGGCTTCTTGAATGGCAATTCTGCAATGCTTGGCAAAAAGCTTCGAACAAATGCTGTGGTAAACAAACAAGAATTTGCACCTGATCCACTTCTCTCACAGTTTATCAATGGTATAAATGCTTTGGACCCTAAAGGTATCCAGCAAGATGAATGCTTTGGAGATGATGCTTTTGATGTGAAAAG CATTGAGCCATCTTCAATGGATGAAGGTCGCGAACAAGATATCGAAGAGCGAAGGCAGAAAGCAGCTTTCGTCCAACAGCTGATCCTGTCAACCATTTTCTGA
- the LOC109005546 gene encoding elongation factor Tu, chloroplastic-like translates to MAAISSAAASASASSKLTCPYASPPSPTTSSLTFYPKSTSKLTRPTAISQLSSSFLNPSTILHLSPSSSTTKTNLHRRLFTVRAARGKFERKKPHVNIGTIGHVDHGKTTLTAALTMALASLGGSAPKKYDEIDAAPEERARGITINTATVEYETENRHYAHVDCPGHADYVKNMITGAAQMDGAILVVSGADGPMPQTKEHILLAKQVGVPNMVVFLNKQDQVDDEELLQLVELEVRELLSSYEFPGDDVPIVSGSALLALEALMANPSLKRGDNQWVDKIYELMDSVDSYIPIPQRQTDLPFLLAVEDVFSITGRGTVATGRVERGTVKVGETVEIVGLKDTRNTTVTGVEMFQKILDEALAGDNVGLLLRGVQKADIQRGMVLAKPGTITPHTKFLAIVYVLKKEEGGRHSPFFAGYRPQFYMRTTDVTGKVTSIMNDKDEESKMVMPGDRVKMVVELIMPVACEQGMRFAIREGGKTVGAGVIQSIIE, encoded by the coding sequence ATGGCTGCAATTTCCTCAGCAGCAGCTTCAGCCTCAGCTTCCTCCAAGCTCACCTGCCCATATGCCTCCCCACCCTCCCCAACTACTTCCTCCCTCACGTTCTACCCCAAATCCACCTCCAAACTGACTAGACCCACCGCCATATCCCAACTCTCCTCCTCTTTCCTCAATCCCTCCACCATCCTCcacctctctccctcttcttctaCCACCAAAACGAATCTTCACCGCCGCCTTTTCACAGTCCGAGCTGCCCGCGGTAAATTCGAGCGCAAGAAGCCCCACGTCAACATCGGCACCATTGGCCACGTCGACCACGGTAAGACCACCCTCACCGCCGCGCTCACCATGGCTTTGGCCTCCTTGGGTGGCAGCGCACCCAAGAAGTACGACGAGATTGACGCCGCCCCCGAAGAACGGGCTCGTGGAATCACTATCAACACTGCCACCGTCGAGTACGAGACGGAGAACCGCCACTACGCCCACGTGGACTGCCCCGGCCACGCTGATTACGTCAAGAATATGATTACCGGTGCCGCCCAGATGGACGGTGCGATTCTCGTCGTTTCCGGTGCGGACGGCCCAATGCCACAGACGAAGGAGCACATACTGCTGGCTAAGCAAGTGGGTGTGCCCAACATGGTGGTGTTCTTGAACAAACAGGACCAGGTCGACGATGAGGAGCTCTTGCAGCTGGTGGAATTGGAGGTGCGTGAATTGCTTTCCTCTTATGAATTCCCAGGGGATGACGTGCCCATTGTTTCTGGTTCCGCTTTGTTAGCGTTGGAGGCTTTAATGGCTAATCCTAGCCTTAAACGCGGGGACAACCAATGGGTTGATAAGATTTATGAACTTATGGATTCTGTGGATAGTTACATACCAATCCCACAGAGACAAACTGATCTCCCATTTTTGCTTGCTGTTGAAGATGTGTTTTCGATTACTGGTCGTGGAACTGTTGCCACGGGCCGTGTCGAGAGGGGTACGGTTAAGGTTGGAGAAACTGTGGAGATTGTGGGTTTGAAGGACACTAGGAATACTACTGTGACTGGTGTGGAAATGTTTCAGAAGATTCTTGATGAGGCTTTGGCCGGGGATAACGTGGGGTTGTTGCTTAGAGGTGTTCAGAAGGCTGATATACAGAGAGGGATGGTTTTGGCTAAGCCTGGCACGATTACCCCGCATACTAAGTTTCTTGCCATTGTGTATGTGTTAAAGAAGGAAGAGGGTGGTAGGCATTCGCCCTTTTTTGCGGGTTATAGGCCGCAGTTTTACATGAGGACTACGGATGTGACGGGCAAGGTGACCTCAATTATGAATGATAAGGATGAGGAGTCTAAGATGGTCATGCCAGGCGACCGTGTGAAGATGGTTGTGGAACTCATAATGCCTGTAGCATGTGAACAAGGAATGAGGTTTGCTATCAGGGAAGGAGGGAAGACTGTTGGAGCTGGTGTTATCCAGTCCATCATTGAGTGA